The Oleidesulfovibrio alaskensis DSM 16109 genome has a segment encoding these proteins:
- a CDS encoding (Fe-S)-binding protein, with protein sequence MADLNKLAKMLQELDDQMVACMKCGMCQAVCPVFAETMREADVTRGKIALLENLAHEMIKDPESVQERVNKCLLCGSCAANCPSGVQIMDIFLRARVIVNTYVGLSPAKKAILRGMVANPRLFNMLLDIGSKFQGLFTSQANELLGSSCSKIMSPIIGDRHFSPLAKKSLHSKYGSLDIPTGKSGIRVLFYPGCVGDKMYTSMAEACLKVFRHHGVGVYMPDAQACCGIPALSAGDRVAYDRLVKYNVELFSKGEFDYIISPCGSCTSTIKELWGHMGDDYPEELKRKIASFAEKAMDISEFVVDVLGVNPESVSTGGKKVTFHDSCHLKKSLGVFKQPRDLIRMNKNYELVEMSEADRCCGCGGTFNLYHYDLSKKIGQRKRDNIVASGAQVVATGCPACMMQMTDLLSQNNDSVQVRHCIELYAETLG encoded by the coding sequence ATGGCCGATCTGAATAAACTTGCCAAAATGCTGCAGGAACTGGACGACCAGATGGTCGCCTGCATGAAATGCGGCATGTGTCAGGCTGTGTGTCCCGTCTTTGCCGAAACCATGCGCGAAGCAGACGTGACCCGCGGCAAGATTGCGCTGCTGGAAAACCTTGCTCATGAAATGATCAAGGATCCCGAGAGCGTGCAGGAACGCGTGAACAAGTGTCTGCTGTGCGGCTCGTGTGCCGCCAACTGCCCTTCCGGCGTGCAGATCATGGACATATTCCTGCGTGCGCGCGTCATCGTGAACACGTATGTGGGCCTTTCGCCTGCCAAAAAGGCAATCCTGCGCGGCATGGTGGCAAACCCCAGACTGTTCAACATGCTTCTGGACATCGGTTCCAAGTTTCAGGGTCTGTTCACTTCTCAGGCCAACGAACTGCTTGGTTCCTCGTGTTCCAAAATCATGTCGCCCATCATCGGTGACCGGCACTTCTCGCCGCTGGCCAAAAAGTCGCTGCACAGCAAGTACGGCAGTCTGGATATCCCCACCGGCAAGAGCGGCATCCGCGTGCTGTTCTACCCCGGCTGCGTGGGTGACAAGATGTACACATCCATGGCGGAAGCCTGCCTCAAGGTGTTCAGACACCACGGCGTGGGCGTGTACATGCCCGACGCTCAGGCATGTTGCGGCATACCCGCACTTTCTGCCGGCGACAGGGTAGCCTACGACAGACTTGTGAAGTACAATGTGGAGCTGTTCAGCAAGGGCGAGTTCGACTACATCATCTCGCCTTGCGGTTCCTGCACCTCCACCATCAAGGAGCTGTGGGGCCACATGGGAGACGACTACCCCGAGGAACTGAAGCGCAAAATCGCCTCTTTTGCTGAAAAGGCAATGGACATCAGCGAATTTGTGGTGGACGTTCTGGGCGTGAATCCCGAGTCTGTCTCCACCGGCGGTAAAAAGGTGACGTTCCATGATTCATGTCACCTGAAGAAGTCACTGGGCGTGTTCAAGCAGCCCCGCGACCTCATCCGCATGAACAAAAACTATGAACTGGTGGAAATGAGCGAAGCCGACCGCTGCTGCGGCTGCGGCGGTACGTTCAACCTCTACCACTACGATCTTTCCAAAAAGATCGGCCAGCGCAAGCGCGACAATATCGTCGCGTCCGGCGCACAGGTTGTAGCCACCGGCTGCCCCGCCTGCATGATGCAGATGACCGACCTGCTGTCGCAGAACAACGACAGCGTACAGGTGCGTCACTGCATCGAACTCTACGCTGAAACCCTCGGCTAG
- a CDS encoding FAD-linked oxidase C-terminal domain-containing protein: MLSESLIKEFKTIVGDENVFDNEADRQCYSYDSAVLDAVVPALVVRPTETTQIGQVVKLCNENGLPITVRGAGTNLSGGTIPDPRDGVVVLTNGLTKILEINEQDLYAVVQPGVVTAKFAAEVAKRGLFYPPDPGSQAVSTIAGNVAENAGGLRGLKYGVTKDYVMGIEFYDVNGGLVKTGSRTVKCVTGYNLAGLMAASEGTLGVFSEIILKLVPPPRASKAMMAVFDDINKASEAVAGIIAAHVVPCTLEFMDQASIRYVEDYTKAGLPVHAEAILLIEVDGHPGQVEDDAARVEQVLKSTGAEIQVAKDAEEKFKLWEARRNALPALARAKPTTVLEDATVPRSQIPAMVKAINDIAAKYQINIGTFGHAGDGNLHPTILCDRRDKKEFERVEHAVDEIFDVALSLKGTLSGEHGIGMAKSKWMEKETSRATIDFSLNMKRAIDPNNILNPGKIIGG; the protein is encoded by the coding sequence ATGCTCAGTGAATCCCTTATCAAGGAATTTAAAACCATCGTCGGTGACGAGAACGTTTTCGACAACGAAGCAGACCGCCAGTGCTATTCGTACGACTCTGCCGTGCTTGACGCCGTTGTCCCTGCACTGGTTGTGCGCCCGACCGAGACCACTCAGATCGGTCAGGTGGTCAAGCTGTGCAACGAAAACGGTCTGCCCATCACCGTGCGCGGCGCAGGTACCAACCTGTCCGGCGGCACCATTCCCGACCCGCGCGACGGCGTGGTTGTACTGACCAACGGCCTGACCAAAATTCTGGAAATCAACGAGCAGGACCTGTACGCCGTTGTTCAGCCCGGTGTGGTCACCGCCAAGTTTGCTGCCGAAGTGGCCAAACGCGGCCTTTTCTACCCGCCCGACCCGGGTTCGCAGGCTGTTTCCACCATCGCCGGTAACGTGGCGGAAAATGCCGGCGGTCTGCGCGGTCTGAAGTACGGCGTGACCAAAGACTACGTCATGGGCATCGAATTCTACGATGTAAACGGCGGTCTGGTGAAAACCGGTTCCCGCACTGTAAAGTGCGTCACCGGCTACAACCTTGCGGGCCTGATGGCTGCCTCCGAAGGCACCCTGGGCGTGTTCAGCGAAATCATTCTGAAGCTGGTTCCGCCGCCACGCGCCTCCAAGGCCATGATGGCTGTTTTCGACGACATCAACAAAGCATCCGAAGCCGTTGCCGGCATCATTGCCGCGCACGTTGTGCCCTGCACCCTTGAGTTCATGGACCAGGCCAGCATCCGCTACGTGGAAGACTACACCAAGGCCGGACTGCCCGTACACGCCGAAGCCATCCTGCTCATCGAGGTGGACGGTCACCCCGGTCAGGTGGAAGACGACGCCGCCCGCGTGGAACAGGTGCTCAAGAGCACCGGTGCCGAAATTCAGGTGGCCAAGGACGCCGAAGAAAAGTTCAAGCTGTGGGAAGCACGCCGCAATGCGCTGCCCGCCCTCGCCCGTGCCAAACCGACCACCGTACTCGAAGACGCCACCGTGCCGCGGTCGCAGATTCCTGCCATGGTCAAGGCCATCAACGACATCGCCGCCAAGTACCAGATCAACATCGGTACCTTCGGCCATGCCGGCGACGGCAACCTGCACCCCACCATTCTGTGCGACCGCAGAGACAAAAAGGAATTCGAACGCGTGGAACACGCCGTGGACGAAATCTTCGACGTGGCACTGTCGCTCAAGGGTACGCTGTCCGGCGAACACGGCATCGGCATGGCCAAGTCCAAATGGATGGAAAAGGAAACTTCCAGAGCCACCATTGACTTCTCGCTGAACATGAAGCGGGCCATCGACCCCAACAACATTCTCAATCCCGGCAAGATCATCGGAGGCTAA
- a CDS encoding L-lactate permease, with product MSVELLALVALLPILVALVLMVGLRWPATKAMPLAWLVCALGAMFAWQLPASYVAALTLQGFITAIGILIIVFGAIIILYTLQYSGGMETIQYGMQNISRDRRVQAIIIGYLFAAFIEGAAGFGTPAALAAPLLLSLGFPPLAAAVLCLVFNSFPVSFGAVGTPIVLGMTPLKGLVEKAIATNGAALNFTSFDTFNLVIGQWATVMHLIMIFVLPIFMLGFITRFFGPNRSWSEGFAAWKFCIFAAVSFTIPYLIFAWYVGPEFPSLIGGLVGLGIVVAGAKRGFCVPEKSWDFGDPEKWDPEWTGEIKGGQSTEFKAHMSQFKAWLPYILIGAILVITRIPELGLKGLLAGQKISFTEILGYKSVNASIAYLYLPGTIPFVLIAVLTIFIHGMKGDAAKRAWTESIAKMKNPAIALFFAVGLVSIFRGSGIVDAALNPNSYPSMPLAMAKTVAAITGNAWPMFASFVGGLGSFITGSNTVSDLLFAEFQWGVAQQLDMPRQIIVAAQVVGGAMGNMVCIHNIVAACAVVGLSGMEGTILKRTAWPFLLYGLVVGVVASVLTFVMFPNLF from the coding sequence ATGTCTGTGGAACTGTTGGCACTTGTTGCCCTCCTGCCGATTCTGGTAGCTCTTGTTCTGATGGTAGGCCTGCGCTGGCCCGCCACCAAGGCCATGCCCCTTGCATGGCTTGTCTGCGCGCTGGGCGCAATGTTCGCATGGCAGCTGCCTGCCTCCTATGTGGCAGCTCTTACGCTGCAGGGCTTCATTACGGCCATCGGCATTCTGATCATCGTGTTCGGTGCCATCATCATCCTCTACACGCTGCAGTACTCGGGCGGTATGGAAACCATCCAGTACGGCATGCAGAATATTTCACGTGACCGCCGCGTTCAGGCCATCATCATCGGCTACCTGTTCGCGGCGTTCATCGAAGGTGCCGCCGGCTTCGGCACGCCCGCTGCTCTGGCCGCCCCGCTGCTGCTTTCGCTGGGCTTTCCCCCGCTGGCAGCCGCCGTGCTCTGCCTTGTGTTCAACTCTTTTCCCGTGTCCTTCGGTGCTGTGGGTACCCCCATCGTACTGGGCATGACCCCGCTCAAGGGGCTGGTGGAAAAAGCCATAGCCACCAACGGCGCCGCACTGAACTTCACCAGCTTTGACACGTTCAACCTGGTTATCGGTCAGTGGGCCACCGTGATGCACCTCATCATGATCTTCGTGCTGCCCATTTTCATGCTGGGCTTCATCACCCGTTTCTTCGGCCCCAACCGCAGCTGGTCCGAAGGTTTCGCCGCATGGAAGTTCTGCATCTTCGCTGCCGTGTCCTTCACCATCCCCTACCTGATCTTTGCATGGTACGTCGGTCCCGAGTTCCCCTCGCTGATCGGTGGTCTGGTTGGTCTGGGCATCGTTGTGGCAGGCGCCAAGCGCGGTTTCTGCGTACCTGAAAAGAGCTGGGACTTCGGCGATCCTGAAAAGTGGGATCCTGAGTGGACCGGTGAAATCAAGGGCGGACAGTCCACGGAATTCAAGGCTCACATGAGCCAGTTCAAGGCATGGCTGCCCTACATCCTTATCGGCGCCATCCTTGTTATCACCCGTATTCCCGAACTGGGCCTCAAGGGACTGCTGGCCGGCCAGAAGATTTCCTTCACTGAAATCCTCGGCTACAAGAGCGTCAACGCCAGCATCGCCTACCTGTACCTGCCCGGTACCATTCCCTTTGTACTCATCGCCGTGCTGACCATTTTCATTCACGGCATGAAGGGCGACGCAGCCAAGCGCGCCTGGACCGAATCCATCGCCAAGATGAAAAACCCCGCCATCGCGCTGTTCTTTGCCGTTGGTCTGGTTTCCATCTTCCGCGGTTCCGGCATTGTTGATGCCGCACTGAACCCCAACAGCTACCCCTCCATGCCGCTGGCCATGGCCAAAACAGTGGCCGCCATCACCGGCAACGCATGGCCCATGTTCGCATCGTTCGTGGGTGGCCTCGGGTCGTTCATCACCGGCTCCAACACTGTTTCCGACCTGCTCTTTGCAGAATTCCAGTGGGGCGTGGCACAGCAGCTTGATATGCCGCGTCAGATCATTGTCGCAGCACAGGTTGTGGGCGGCGCCATGGGTAACATGGTCTGCATCCACAACATCGTGGCAGCCTGCGCAGTTGTCGGCCTGTCCGGCATGGAAGGAACAATCCTGAAGCGTACCGCATGGCCTTTCCTGCTGTACGGTCTGGTGGTGGGCGTTGTTGCCTCCGTCCTCACCTTCGTGATGTTCCCCAACTTGTTCTAA
- the nifJ gene encoding pyruvate:ferredoxin (flavodoxin) oxidoreductase, whose product MAKQMKTMDGNTAAAYIAYALSDTAAIYPITPSSNMGEVADDWAAAGKKNIFGQTVSVRQLQSEAGAAGAVHGSLAAGALTATFTASQGLLLMIPNMYKIAGELLPGVFHVSARALASHALSIFGDHQDVMACRQTGFAFLASNSVQEAMDMALVAHLAAIETSVPFCHFFDGFRTSHELQKIEVIDYEDIKGLVNMEKVEAFRQNSMNPEHPHIRGTAQNPDIYFQAREACNPFYEQVPTQVLAAMKKVEGVTGRKYKLFDYVGHSEAERVIIAMGSACETIEEVVNHLVKQGERVGLIKVRLFRPFSTEHMLAALPATAHTITVLDRTKEPGALGDPLYLDVCTAFMEHGEAPTILGGRYGLGSKEFTPADVVAVYDNMKVAGPKNHFTVGIIDDVSNTSLEVGAALDTVPEGTVQCKFFGLGADGTVGANKQAIKIIGDNTDMYAQGYFAYDSKKSGGFTVSHLRFGKSPIQSTYLVNRADYVACHKSAYVNQYDVLEGIKDGGVFVLNSHWSLEDMEKELPASMKRTIASKKLKFYNIDAVKIAGEVGLGGRINMVMQTAFFKLANVMPFEQAIALLKDSIKKAYGKKGDKIVNMNVAAVDKAMDALTEVQYPASWAEAADAGCCCNGHDVPSFIKDVVRPILSQQGDKLPVSAFEPDGLFPVGTAAFEKRGVAINVPEWLPENCIQCNQCSYVCPHAAIRPVLATEEELEGAPESFVTVDAKGKELKGLKYRMQVYSQDCLGCGSCADVCPAKNKALVMKPIETQLAAQVPNLAFAEENISVKDNVMSRDSLKGSQFHQPLMEFSGACAGCGETPYVKLLTQLFGERMVVANATGCSSIWGASAPTTPYTVNKDGHGPTWGNSLFEDAAEFGYGMNMAYVQRRNRLAQLCEEALQAAESAELKAALKGWLENKDDAELSRKFGEEVLAYIDELGDSPLVDEVYGMHDMFTKKSVWIFGGDGWAYDIGFGGVDHVLASGEDINILVMDTEVYSNTGGQSSKATPLGSIAKFAASGKKTSKKDLGRMAMTYGYVYVASVSMGANKQQVLKAFKEAEAYKGPSLIIAYAPCINQGIRKGMGKSMEEGKLAVETGYWPLYRFNPELADEGKNPFIFESKAPNGEIQEFLSGENRYALLEKMAPEESKRLRMQIEEEYKERYEYMKALAEMPGFKAEASAPVPAGPDAGDACEVTATPEHAHDAAAGEACNDGRNGK is encoded by the coding sequence ATGGCCAAGCAGATGAAGACGATGGACGGTAACACCGCCGCCGCGTACATCGCGTACGCGCTGAGCGACACCGCCGCCATCTACCCCATCACCCCCTCCTCCAACATGGGCGAAGTGGCCGACGACTGGGCCGCCGCCGGTAAAAAGAACATTTTCGGCCAGACCGTCTCCGTGCGTCAGCTTCAGTCCGAAGCAGGCGCCGCCGGTGCTGTGCACGGTTCGCTGGCCGCAGGCGCGCTGACCGCCACCTTCACGGCGTCGCAGGGCCTGCTGCTGATGATTCCCAACATGTACAAAATCGCCGGTGAACTGCTTCCCGGTGTTTTCCATGTTTCCGCACGCGCCCTTGCTTCCCACGCACTGTCCATCTTCGGCGACCATCAGGACGTGATGGCCTGCCGTCAGACCGGCTTTGCCTTCCTCGCTTCCAACTCCGTTCAGGAAGCAATGGACATGGCTCTGGTGGCTCATCTGGCCGCCATTGAAACCAGCGTGCCTTTCTGTCACTTCTTCGACGGCTTCCGTACTTCGCACGAACTGCAGAAGATTGAAGTCATCGATTACGAAGACATCAAGGGTCTGGTGAACATGGAAAAGGTGGAAGCTTTCCGCCAGAATTCCATGAACCCCGAGCACCCGCACATCCGCGGTACTGCCCAGAACCCCGACATCTACTTCCAGGCCCGCGAAGCCTGCAACCCCTTCTACGAGCAGGTTCCCACGCAGGTTCTGGCTGCAATGAAGAAGGTTGAAGGCGTAACCGGCCGCAAGTACAAGCTGTTTGACTATGTGGGTCACTCCGAAGCCGAGCGCGTCATCATCGCCATGGGCTCCGCCTGTGAAACCATTGAAGAAGTGGTCAACCACCTTGTGAAGCAGGGTGAGCGCGTGGGTCTGATCAAGGTCCGCCTGTTCCGTCCCTTCTCCACCGAACACATGCTGGCAGCACTGCCCGCCACCGCGCACACCATCACCGTGCTCGACCGTACCAAGGAACCCGGCGCGCTGGGCGATCCTCTGTACCTCGACGTGTGCACCGCCTTCATGGAACACGGCGAAGCCCCGACCATCCTCGGCGGCCGCTACGGTCTCGGTTCCAAGGAATTCACCCCCGCCGACGTTGTTGCCGTATACGACAACATGAAGGTGGCAGGTCCCAAGAACCACTTCACCGTGGGCATCATTGACGACGTTTCCAATACTTCTCTGGAAGTGGGCGCCGCTCTGGACACCGTTCCCGAAGGCACCGTTCAGTGCAAGTTCTTCGGTCTGGGCGCAGACGGCACCGTGGGCGCCAACAAGCAGGCCATCAAGATCATCGGTGACAACACCGACATGTACGCTCAGGGCTACTTTGCGTACGACTCCAAGAAGTCCGGCGGCTTCACCGTATCGCACCTGCGTTTCGGCAAGTCCCCCATCCAGTCCACCTACCTTGTCAACCGTGCCGACTACGTGGCCTGCCACAAGTCCGCATACGTCAACCAGTACGACGTGCTGGAAGGCATCAAGGACGGCGGCGTGTTCGTGCTGAACTCGCACTGGTCGCTTGAAGACATGGAAAAGGAACTGCCGGCTTCCATGAAGCGCACCATCGCTTCCAAAAAGCTGAAATTCTACAACATCGACGCCGTCAAGATTGCCGGCGAAGTAGGCCTCGGCGGCCGCATCAACATGGTGATGCAGACCGCGTTCTTCAAGCTGGCCAACGTGATGCCCTTTGAGCAGGCCATTGCCCTGCTGAAAGACTCCATCAAAAAGGCATACGGCAAGAAGGGCGACAAGATCGTCAACATGAACGTTGCCGCCGTTGACAAGGCCATGGACGCTCTGACCGAAGTGCAGTACCCCGCATCGTGGGCAGAAGCCGCCGACGCAGGCTGCTGCTGCAACGGTCACGACGTGCCTTCTTTCATCAAGGATGTGGTCCGTCCCATCCTGTCGCAGCAGGGTGACAAGCTGCCCGTTTCCGCTTTTGAACCGGACGGTCTGTTCCCCGTGGGCACCGCAGCTTTTGAAAAGCGCGGCGTTGCCATCAACGTGCCCGAGTGGCTGCCTGAAAACTGCATCCAGTGCAACCAGTGCTCCTATGTGTGCCCCCACGCGGCCATCCGCCCCGTGCTGGCCACCGAAGAAGAACTGGAAGGCGCACCCGAGTCCTTTGTGACCGTGGACGCCAAGGGCAAGGAACTCAAGGGCCTGAAGTACCGCATGCAGGTTTACTCTCAGGACTGCCTCGGCTGCGGTTCGTGCGCAGACGTCTGCCCCGCCAAGAACAAGGCGCTGGTGATGAAGCCCATCGAAACCCAGCTGGCAGCACAGGTGCCCAACCTTGCCTTTGCCGAAGAAAACATCTCCGTGAAGGACAACGTGATGAGCCGCGACTCCCTGAAGGGTTCGCAGTTCCATCAGCCCCTCATGGAATTCTCCGGCGCCTGCGCAGGTTGCGGCGAAACCCCCTACGTCAAGCTGCTTACCCAGCTGTTCGGCGAACGCATGGTTGTTGCCAACGCAACCGGCTGCTCCTCCATCTGGGGTGCATCCGCTCCGACCACGCCTTACACCGTCAATAAGGACGGCCACGGTCCCACCTGGGGCAACTCGCTGTTCGAAGACGCAGCCGAATTCGGCTACGGCATGAACATGGCTTACGTACAGCGCCGCAACAGACTGGCTCAGCTGTGCGAAGAAGCTCTGCAGGCTGCTGAATCCGCAGAACTGAAGGCCGCTCTGAAGGGCTGGCTGGAAAACAAGGACGACGCAGAACTGTCCAGAAAGTTCGGCGAAGAAGTGCTGGCCTACATCGACGAGCTGGGCGACAGCCCGCTGGTGGACGAAGTCTACGGCATGCACGACATGTTCACCAAGAAGTCCGTCTGGATCTTCGGCGGTGACGGCTGGGCATACGACATCGGCTTCGGCGGCGTGGACCATGTGCTCGCTTCCGGCGAAGACATCAACATTCTGGTCATGGACACCGAAGTGTACTCCAACACCGGCGGTCAGTCTTCCAAGGCTACCCCCCTCGGTTCCATTGCCAAGTTTGCCGCATCCGGCAAAAAGACGTCCAAAAAGGATCTGGGCCGCATGGCCATGACCTACGGATACGTCTACGTGGCAAGCGTTTCCATGGGCGCCAACAAGCAGCAGGTACTCAAGGCCTTCAAGGAAGCTGAAGCTTACAAGGGCCCCTCGCTGATCATTGCCTACGCACCCTGCATCAACCAGGGCATCCGCAAGGGCATGGGCAAGTCCATGGAAGAAGGCAAGCTGGCCGTGGAAACCGGCTACTGGCCTCTGTACCGCTTCAACCCCGAGCTGGCTGATGAAGGCAAAAACCCCTTCATCTTCGAATCCAAGGCTCCCAACGGCGAAATCCAGGAGTTCCTCTCCGGTGAAAACCGTTACGCCCTGCTCGAAAAGATGGCTCCCGAAGAATCCAAGCGTCTGCGCATGCAGATCGAGGAAGAATACAAGGAGCGGTATGAATACATGAAGGCACTGGCTGAAATGCCCGGCTTCAAGGCCGAAGCATCCGCACCCGTGCCTGCAGGTCCCGACGCCGGCGATGCCTGCGAAGTGACCGCAACCCCCGAGCACGCACATGATGCTGCCGCGGGTGAAGCCTGCAACGACGGCCGTAACGGCAAATAA
- a CDS encoding sigma-54-dependent transcriptional regulator: protein MPRILVIDDDTIVCETIESLLSRLQYQSRSAHTLEQGLQLLAAEEFDVVFLDVRLPDGNGLEALPRIRSHENSPEVIILTGEGDPDGAELAIQGGVWDYLVKPTPIKQTTLTLNRALQYRQEKLNKQAAPPVALNLDGVVGSSERIRESFDIVARAASTDTNVLITGETGTGKELFARTIHRNCGRAGGPFVVVDCASLTETLIESTLFGHKKGAFTGAEADQEGLAKLADGGTLFLDEVGEMPLSLQRSFLRFLQERTFRPVGGTQEVKSDFRLISATNRDLDAMVERGEFRKDLLFRLKTLHVVLPPLRQRLTDLKPLAMYYIDKLCEQYNVPNKGFSSDFFTLLARHDWPGNVRELFNVLERAFVASGLESMLYAMHLPQDLRIKAAKAHLLREQPDELPARGQTGCARNQQDADGLPCPLPDMRSFKHMMERKYLESVIARHKGDLPAILETSGLSRSHFYALLKKNNIVL from the coding sequence ATGCCCAGAATACTGGTCATAGACGACGACACCATCGTTTGCGAAACCATCGAAAGCCTGCTTTCGCGCCTGCAGTACCAAAGCCGCTCGGCCCATACGCTGGAACAGGGTCTGCAGCTGCTTGCCGCGGAAGAATTTGACGTGGTGTTTCTGGACGTGCGCCTGCCCGACGGTAACGGACTGGAAGCCCTGCCGCGAATCCGCAGTCACGAAAACAGCCCGGAAGTAATAATACTGACCGGCGAAGGCGACCCCGACGGAGCGGAGCTGGCCATACAGGGCGGCGTGTGGGACTATCTGGTCAAACCCACGCCCATCAAGCAGACCACCCTTACCCTGAACAGGGCGCTGCAGTACCGGCAGGAAAAACTGAACAAGCAGGCGGCGCCGCCCGTGGCGCTTAATCTGGACGGCGTGGTGGGCAGCAGCGAACGCATCCGCGAATCGTTCGACATTGTGGCGCGTGCCGCATCCACTGACACCAATGTGCTTATCACCGGCGAAACAGGCACCGGCAAAGAGCTTTTCGCCCGCACCATACACAGAAACTGCGGACGTGCCGGCGGCCCTTTCGTGGTGGTGGACTGCGCGTCACTGACGGAAACCCTCATCGAATCAACACTGTTCGGGCATAAAAAAGGCGCTTTCACAGGGGCCGAAGCTGATCAGGAAGGGCTGGCCAAACTGGCCGACGGCGGCACTCTTTTTCTGGACGAAGTAGGGGAAATGCCCCTTTCGCTGCAACGGTCCTTTCTGCGTTTTCTGCAGGAACGCACCTTCAGACCGGTGGGCGGCACACAGGAAGTGAAAAGCGACTTCAGGCTTATTTCGGCCACCAACAGAGATCTGGATGCCATGGTGGAACGCGGAGAGTTCCGCAAGGACCTGCTTTTCCGGCTCAAGACGCTGCACGTGGTGCTGCCCCCGCTGCGACAGCGCCTGACCGACCTGAAACCCCTTGCCATGTACTACATCGACAAACTGTGCGAGCAGTACAACGTGCCCAACAAGGGTTTCAGCTCCGACTTTTTCACCCTGCTTGCACGCCATGACTGGCCGGGCAACGTCCGCGAGCTTTTCAACGTGCTGGAGCGGGCGTTTGTGGCTTCCGGGCTGGAAAGCATGCTGTACGCCATGCATCTGCCGCAGGACCTGCGCATCAAGGCGGCCAAGGCGCACCTGCTGCGCGAACAGCCGGACGAACTGCCCGCCCGCGGACAGACCGGCTGCGCCCGCAATCAGCAGGATGCCGACGGGCTGCCCTGTCCGCTGCCGGACATGCGGTCGTTCAAGCACATGATGGAACGAAAATATCTGGAAAGCGTCATAGCGCGCCACAAAGGTGATCTGCCCGCGATTCTGGAGACTTCCGGCCTGTCCCGTTCGCATTTTTATGCGTTGCTGAAAAAGAACAACATTGTGCTTTGA